In Oreochromis aureus strain Israel breed Guangdong linkage group 6, ZZ_aureus, whole genome shotgun sequence, the genomic window GCGATGGGATCAGCAgattcatctttatttatttattgtgaaaTCTGGTAGTGTGTTGTCTGAATAAGATCTATGATACTCCCTTCTGTAGGTGCCGGACATGGCAGAGATCCAGTCACGGTTGGCCTATGTGTCATGCGTGCGACAGTTAGAAGTGGTTAAGAAGAGTGCCTACTGTGAGTACATCAGACCACCCATTGACCGCTTCAAGACCATGGACTTTGGCAAGTTTGATGAGATCTATGTGAGTTACTTACCCAGTATGGGGTTTTTAATTGCacaaaaatacagtttatttGTGTGAACCTGAAATCAGGCTACTTCCAAAATGGGTGTAATCTCTTTGAAGGGTGGGAATCTGAAAAGCAAGTACAGTTGTGTAAACCCGTAGTCTCATATTATGGATCAGCTTTAAAATTCATGTGTttatcatctgattgttgggcaAAAAAGGGAGAAGTACTATTTGTTTCCCAGTATAAACAGAAACCAATCTGGGCTTCTTTGAAAATGGAATTGACAgctaattttttaaatattttttttaagtaaagctACAAGCTTTAGATAGCTTTTCTTATATTGCAATATACTATCACAGCTTTAATTAGTCAAGTGTTGGTTTAACATCCCATAGTGCAAATATAAATGTTGATTATTACTCTAAATACACCACAGGATCCATCAGTGTTTCAGTCTGAATTTAAATCAGTTGCTCTGTTTCTAAACACTCATAGCTTTCATTTGAACTACTGTGTATTGCAGGATGTGGGCTATCAGCACGGCAAGTTAGTGTTCACTGGCTGGGCTCGGGGTGACATCATTGAGAACATGCTGAAGGACCATCGTTCAGCCGACTACAATGACAGCAAGAGAACCGATGTGAGAAGGGCACATACGCACACTTAAACTATTAATCCTATCTTATATGGCGGCTATAACTCGTGTCTTTAAAGGTGAACCTGCGAGTTCCATAtgtaatactaataataacatGTTGTCCATTAGTCCTACACGTGTCCAGGAGCTGACTTCACTGATCTTGCAGAGATTGTATCGAGGATAGAGCCAGTCCAAAGCTACCTTGCTGCAGAAGGTAAATAATTACTAATTAAATTGTCTAGAAATAGTTGCTCTTAATGTTTTGTTGGAATATATTTTCCTTCTGATTTAGAACAGTAAAGATAAAGCTTACAGCAGTGTCGATGTATCATTCTCCTTGACCACGTACAATTCAATAAGTGTAATAAATAAGGAATTGTATCCTTGTCTCTTTTCTTGACATATAATAGGGGATGTTCCTGATATTTTATGAGTGCCACCTTAAATGGATGGGTCAGTCTCAATAAATTCTTTCTATAATATCTCCTCTAAATCTTTCTGATCAGCGGAGGAGTCAGACTGTCTGACAGAATATGAGGAAGATGGAATGGACACGGTAAGAGAGGAAGaaggggaggaagaggaggatgaagCAGAGTACCCTGAAGACCACTCCCCTGGGGAGTGGGGACAGAATGGAGTTTTTCAGACGGTAACACTACAGTTTTAATTCTCTGAGCTCCAGCAACCATTCTTTGCTCCAATGAAACGATAATATCTTATCCTATTGGATGAAAAGCTCTCCAGCAAATCTTCAGACCCTTAAAATGCTTTAATGTTTATTACACTCCACATAACAAATAATGCAATGAAACATACAGTCACCATACGCTTTATTATGTAAAACATGCTAGTACCAAGGTTCTGGAAACCCTCCTCAGACATTTTATATGTTTGATATCTTGTGTCCAAGATGTGATTTTGTCAGGGGAGAAATGGAGGATCTCTTGGCATTAGATTTAAGTTGCACCAAATGGTTAAAACACTGTCTTCTCTACAGGATGAGGAGAAATCTGTGAGGCAACGTCGGAAACTTGCCAGTGACTCCAACACCTCTGAAGTCTCTGACTGCTGACAGTCGGCCACAAAGGAGTAGGAGGATAAGACCAAGGGTCCACAAAGTGTTAGAGATGTGGGCGTCACACTCAGCCCTTGCATCTACTAAAAACTCACAAAGTTTTCTTTCTGGAGCATAGCCACTTATTGTCTAAACTGCTGAATCGTCTTTGCATCAAGTGACTTTCTCCTGATTTATGCGGTTTAAGAACAGGCTTTGAAAATTTACCCCACCCAGAATCTGTCTCTTCAGACACGTCAACTTTACCGTAATTCCAACCATAACAAAAACTGAGACTCTAAACTTCCATTTCAGCAACTGAAATCACCTGCATGTTCCTTCTGTTTCTCTAAATCTTTATGTACATCTTTAATATCAGCACACCTTCTCTGCACTGTGTCATTGATGATTTGAAATATTACATAGTCCTCAGTTCTCATGTGTGCTTGTTcagatgagtgtgtgtgggttACCTGTGTGTTGGAGTGACTGGTACTGATGTGTAAAGCTGTGAATTGTGGAAATGGTAACTGGGcactaaaaagaaaagtaaggagCATAGACAGAGCTGTAATTACTAATAATGTAATTATGTTAAGATTATCCTAGATGCCATGTAGAAAGTCAGTTAGGGAATGCTACAGGAAGAATGGCAAATTGTTATCACCAAAGTAGAGTGGTTGAATGAGCAGAAATATTTGTGAATTAATGCATTGGACGagtttcaaaaataaattattgagTTAAAGGTGGGTGGATGATGGAACATGGAGTGTGTGGTGAAAGTTAGGGATGAATGTGAGTGGACAACATTTTGTCTGCGTGCTAAAAATTGGCCGTGTGAGATGATGCCAGATAAAGACGATGCCTTTTCTACCAGAGTTCAACACACTTAAAATGAGGATGACTGTGGAGCTCTGCTCACGCAAGGTCACACGCACAGTACTCAGGGTTCCTGCGTATGACTTGACATTTATACCAATAGTGTCCTCTGGCGATAACAAGGTATACATGTGAGTGCATTGCAAATTGTCGAGTAATGATAATCTCCAAAACGAGCCAACGTTGTCtataaaaccctgaaaaaaaatcaacagatTGTATGTGGATAATACGCAGAAATCCCGAGTAATCCTAAACCTCTAATGCACAGAAGTTCacctaatataatatttaattCATATGGACCTCTTGTAGAAACTGTAACAAGATTATATTAAAATACACACAATGTTAATATTAATATATGTATATGAGGTGAGAATTTGTAAGTTGATGCTTTGCTGCAAACCAAGGGAACTTACACCGAAAAAAAGGGGGTTTGTTCTTGTAACATCAGTTCAGTTATTATGGACAGTTGccagacttgtttttgttttcttttatttatacatgttaactaattcatttttaaacttgGAGACAGGATCGTATGTTGTTTTAATGAACTTGGCTTGAGCTCTTTGCACTGAAATGTTTGAGTTTATTCCTTTTCTCCGAAGATGGTTGTTTTAATGATTGCCCTGAAACTTGAGATGCCAAGGGAATCTAAGGTATAAAAAGAGGTTAATATTTAATATGcatattgaaaaataaatataatatgcaTCCAATTATGTGTAACCTGTATTGTTTTTGTCTATCAAACTGTTTTTACTTGTCTCACATCTGTCTACTAGCTGTGATTTTCAGCTTATTTTAAAAGGATACTGATTTTGGGCTACACCAGAAGTTTATTTGCAGCAAATATGTGAAGTTTATTTGCAGCAAATATGTTTGGTTGCTTCATCAGGTAGAGGAGCATTTCATGATAAAACTGGCAGATCTGTAGTATcctattgttttttgttttttctttaaaatgtttttaagtaAAGTGAGTAAATATTAACAAAAAGGTTAATCAGACAAAAAAGGACGAATGAAAGTCCATTTATTATAGTTTGTAATGTGGAGCTTTCGTATTATAATACTTTTTTCTTATAATAACTTTAAACAACCGTATTTTTCCAACGTATGCTGAAAGAATTCCTTTAACTTAATGTTAAGTGACATGAACAAAGTCACAGGTCAAGATTAGCTGAAGACAGTCTTGCTCGACAACACATGCAGGTAAGTTTCTTCCCTGCagttcacttttttttgtttgcttgttttgttaaaAATTTGACAAATTTTAGGAAAAGTCTCCAAACTTTCGTGTAAAATTTGGATATGTACGAGTCAAGATTAGGGAGCAAGAGATAATAACAGCATGAAACTACTGATGACAATCAGTGTTGTTTTTTGGCTTTTCTGTGTTGAAAACTAAGGAAAGTTAACAACCTGTTGATAAGTCCATGAAGCTATAAACTCTTTGAATCTACTTAAAATACTACCAGTTATAGCTTCTTAGCTTAGTACAATCTAAGGATATTTACCACTTTGTACAAGCGCCATGGtacaaataaaaactaaattctGAAAATGTTCATAAATTTAAAAGCGCATTGTTGCAAAAATGTATCTAAACAGTCTAAAGACTGTtatcattaaatatttattttaatattttaattatacACTAACTTATTACTGTTCCAGTAGTTCAGTTGGATGCAATTTTGTGCAATCTTGTATCTAGCTGtaacttttaaatgattttaaccATGGATTAAATTTATGCATATTTTCTTGAATAAATTCTTAATTGTTtgcttaataaaacaaaaaagcagccAGTTTGCATCTAGAAAGTGCTATTAAAATAATAGCCATGTATTCCTAAGTTTAATTATTCATTACCCACTTAATTGTTATAGTTTTACTTCTATAAACTGTGGGGGAGATTAAATTAATTAGCTACTGAGggtattttatattcttatcACTGGTTGTGTAAGTCCTTTAACTGCAGTCGTGAAATAAATGTAGGAAGTTCAAGTACAGTATTTCCTTCTGTTGTAGTGGAGCAGAAGTAGAAAATCAAGTAAAGTAAAACTACCTCAAACTTTGTGCTTGAGTGGTTTGTATTTGTTACCCCTGGTAACTGTAGAGAGTAAAATTGGAACAAAGTGCTGAATCAACAACCAAACTGCCACcatgataataaaataaatactttgGTTAATATTAAATGCAAAccaatttaaaacatttgatcCACAGTGACCTGTAAATTATGCCCCTTTTTATGTGCTGTAAACGACTATCAGTCCTAAGATAAAGATGGAGCACCTTCCAACTTTTTCTAATCACTATCAGTAGTAAGTGGGAGCTGTTTCCATTTGACCCATATTCTGAATGGTCATGTAATGGGGGTTATCTGTATGAATGTTCCCCTTTAATGTAATAGATGTACACTCAGTAAATCTTTCTGCAATTATACTAtatatcaaaataaataaaagtattaaaaaaaacccagacaaGAGTAGTTTAAATTAAGATTCTGACCTGTTCTCTTTAATGTgccttgaagtgactgttgttgtgatttggcactatatataaaaatatttttaaaaattacatttaacacTTTTTACAGATCTCACTGTTTGTGAACATAATCTATAAGCGGATTCCCCAGACAtctttctcatttatttttcaacaggcaTTTAAAGATCATTTAATCATGCTGTTATATTAATGCTACTTGTTATTTATATGAAATTTAGCGCTGACAGTAACGCATACAATGTATTTAATAGCTTCTGCTTTTTCACCCATTTCTCTTGGTAAAGTATTTGATAATCCTTCTTTATTTACCACTAGGCATTCTGCTAATTTCAGAGACAATTGTGTAAAGacagatttatatatatatgttgaaCATGCATATGCtgatatacattttttttcaactcTTTCCACCGGAAATTGGCCTTGTGTGAACTGTAATGCCCTGATTAAAGGGGGTCATTTATCACACTCACTCacaggtaaaaataaataaatattaataacaagtaaaaaaatatatttattaaagtGACATTGTGGATTTTGTTATGTAGAAAAGAATAAGAAGAAGGTGACAGAATTTCTGAACATTAGAGGAATATCTGaaataatgacatttttaatCCGCTACAGTTGGGCCACTGAAAAGTGGTGgcgatcatatttgtttttatacaaataCTCTGATAACCTGTATGCACTGACACAACACATAAAGTAAACAATACTTTTTGTATTTTGGTTAATGATTGTTGCCACTTGTGGTATTCAAAACCTAGAATGTCAGTGGGCAGATCACCTCAGCAGGATTGATAGCCTATCATGCTTTTAGAGTATGCAAGTTAAAAACGTTAGTTTTTAATGCCAATGAGACCTTTGGTCTGTACTGACTGATGCTTTTAAGTGAGTCAATTGTTTAATTTTTAGTTCCCCCAGTAGAAGTGCAAAACCAAAGGATCCTGAAGAACTCGCCACAGTGTGACATTCAGATATGCGTTTGTCATCAAGGCTGAGAAATAAGCAGGTGGAGTTATTTAGTATAACATGGGAATATTTACATCTGCAGTTAAAAGATTGGATCGATTTAGCCCATTAACTAATGATTTACaggtaaatgtgtttttgagaAAGGCACTAAATCTGCAGGTTTGAATAGCACAAACTGTAAGAAGAATTTTGAAGAGGACATCTCCACATGCAACGCAAAATAATTATAGGTTAAGGATTCATTGTTTGCAATAACCTTCAAAAAGGGCTATACTATTAATGTTCATTTTTataataattaatttttatCTTTCAGATTAAGGACCTTTTCTTTAATACTATAATGACATTCTATACACGCCTTTTTTGCAAAAGATATGTAAATTTAAGATGAAATATAAGGAGTATTAGAATAGCctaattgcattttattttcaggACAAGTCATGAGCTTTATGCTTCAACATAAAAACAGCCATGTCTTATAAACTGTAAAGTACTCCCTGTTAATTATTTAGTGAAGTAGATAGTCCAGAAAATGCACAAGGACATCACTTGACGTCACATGATGTGGGCACTGCCTCCTGTTAGCAGATTTATATGGAAGTGTTTCCTGAACCAGAGCGCTCACAGATTCTCCTGGTCTGGCGACTCTGCAACTTTCTCACCATGAACTTCATCAGTGTGCTGTCCTGCCTGAGCCTCTTGCTGGCAGTGGGTGTCGCTCAATACCCCAAACCCTGTGGTGAGTATGGATTTAGATGAACAAGATTCTCAAACTGATGTCTATATCTGTGTTAAGAGACCTGCTAAACGTGCCTGaaacagaaatatgaaaaaactgaATTCATAATGttagaaaagttatttttactcagagacacagacatatttttttaatccatctTAAAAACCAGTTAAAATTAAGTTATAGTCAAACTAGGCTGCCAAGATTAATTTGTATAGTATGCTAAGGTTCTCCAATGAGTATATTTATGTATTCAAATTTAGATTGTTATAACAAATGAAGCTTATGACTTTGACTTTCTGTTCCACAGTTGTTCCAGAGCTGCTGAGTGGAGGGCTCACTGTGGTGAGTTCACTGACGTGCGCCGCAGATAATCTTTATGAACTTACTGTATATCCCTATTGCTCTGATCAGTGTTAAGCAATCTTCTCTTGTGTTTTATGCCAACTGAACCCTTTTCTGTTGGATGTAATATTTCCTCACATAATAGTATGATTATGCAGCAACAGAGCAGTTTTTTGTGCCTTAATATGTACGGATTAGGTTTTAACAGAGATGGAAAGTAATGAAGTCCAGATACTTCATTACTGTACTTAATTAGAATTTTCAGGTGTCTTTACTTTTCTTTAGTATttctttttctgacaactttttatttttattccctacattttaacaaatatctgtactttctagTCCACGCATTTTCAAAACAAGCTTGTTACACTGGGTTTGTCGCATACTTGGTTTGCCTAACCCGCACTTCAGCATCTAGCCTAGCCATCGGCTCAACAAAcacatgagtgtgtgtgcagtttgtcgcacagtgtgttgctagctataTTCATATTGGTACCACGATATTGTAGTGGTatttgataaactggaaataCAAAGTTTACATGTAAGTCctcacttttttaaaatcaaatattGGGTCTGTACGTGTGGCATTATGTTTTTACATATTGTGaaacatgctgcaaaacaaactgaggtagactgaatgtgttatttaaaggtttCATAAAAATACTCAGCAGTTTAGAGATGAATTTGAAGTTAAGCTTTTCATGGCTGTATACTGTATAATATGAAGACAGCATAAACAGTGTACTGCTGATATATTGTTGAATTCAGCTGTGTAGATCCACAAAGaccagcaggtcagctgatcaatAAGCTGAAGTTGaagtacttcaacttttactgaaatattttttaacactAGTACCTGGGTTTTAGACATTAACTAGAGACAAATTCAGGAAAATATGTTTGAGACATTCACTTTCTCACATGCTCACAGCATAAGCCTCACAAGATGATATCATTTGCTTTAGATTAGTTCTCACAACAATCATATAAACTTTTAAACTAAAGACATAGCagattaaatataatttaatgacCATTAACTAATGTTTAGGTCATGCATAAAATTGGCTTTTATCTCTCCTTTTCAGATGACTGGCGATGGACTCATCTCCTCAACGGGATTAATAACCTATGATGCTTTGGGACAGAGGATGCGAGTTAAAAACTTTGGAATTGGTGACAATCAGGACTTTGCTCTGGATCAGCTGATGCTTTTTAGCGAGGTAGTAAAGCCTCATTAAACTGTTGatgttttgtggggtttttccTTCGTAATGATCCCTCCCCCTTCAAAAAGGTTCTAAatatcattcacacacataaacGGAATTCCGATCATTAgaattacaaagaaaaaaaaaaaacttagtgtgacatttaaaaaaataaaatgaaagtataaaatgacaaaaacacactgATATTTATGCAAACATATTATAAGACAGTGCTGGCTACAATGCTACAGTGGCAGCATGCAAGCCAAGATGTGAACAGGCAAAGAGCATTCACTCTCCTTGTTCATCCTTTCAGGGGGTCTATTACGAGTCCAACTGGAAAACACTCTCTTGCAAGAAGATGAAGCTGGATTCCTCCTTCATTCCCATGCAAGTTCCCTCTGATGCTAAACTGATGGGTCAGGTGTTCAtgggctcctcctcctcttgggGAATGGGTGTGCTAACCAACACCTGGTATGGAAGTCTTCCAGAAAATGGTAATaagaagcaaaaataaatgtgttcTATACTAATTCTAAGGCTGAAAGGCTATGAATACTACCACTAGTGCTATGtgctattttcattattttggaagacaaattttaatttatttgtgtgtaaatgtacataCTGATTGGCAATTTCAAGTAGCCATTGTAGTAAGGGATTGGCAGTATGTTACATAAACCTTTCTATCCTACAAGTTGTTAGGTTAAGCCAATGTACTACTAAATGACCAAATTATCTTTGGCTGTGCATGCATGTCGAGCATAGTGACAAGAAGCGTAAATTCCTATTTaggacaaaataaaaagaaatagtaGTGAATttagtaaatgtaaaataatacttaaaaaaaaaaaaaaaattatgccaCTCAGGTAGCCTGTTTACATATAACTTATACTTTATGTTTTCAGGCATTTATTCAACTGTCTTTACTGAGATCGGCTGCATCCCTGTGTCCTTCACAAGCTATACTCCACAGTCTGGGTGGCTCACTGTCAGGTAACTGAAAGAGAGTCTGTCTCGAATGTAAAGGGAAGTTATGTAGGCAGACTCAGCAAAAAATACCGAGTTATGAGAAAAGGGTAGCTTAGATAAGATTTACAGTATTCTACATGACATATGAAACTTAGACATAAATGAAACTCCACAAA contains:
- the LOC116310562 gene encoding ependymin-like, translating into MEVFPEPERSQILLVWRLCNFLTMNFISVLSCLSLLLAVGVAQYPKPCVVPELLSGGLTVMTGDGLISSTGLITYDALGQRMRVKNFGIGDNQDFALDQLMLFSEGVYYESNWKTLSCKKMKLDSSFIPMQVPSDAKLMGQVFMGSSSSWGMGVLTNTWYGSLPENGIYSTVFTEIGCIPVSFTSYTPQSGWLTVSTFNWVIGTSNPMDYLPPDFCANSELEETETPHNFFTVMESLAMKSKRVE